One segment of Panicum virgatum strain AP13 chromosome 1K, P.virgatum_v5, whole genome shotgun sequence DNA contains the following:
- the LOC120709175 gene encoding wall-associated receptor kinase 5-like encodes MPPNPNHAAARDMILALLATVLVLTARPATSAAAMQPRASCLRRCGNIEIPYPFGVGPGCHLETGDWTFVLTCNRTAAGGGRPRLFNYQIEVLDLSVRLGQLRIASVINPWCYNATTGAMNGQSNWWYNMSITNFRINDAQNRFTVVGCNSLAYIRSLNDTSDTSRYMTGCMAMCPGAGRLADGACAGVGCCQTAIPGGLNGYQVSFEEKFNTSGIAGFSPCSYAVLVEAAAFEFRAGYVTTDAFVADSGGQVPLVLDWAIGNKTCEEARRNASANACVSASSECVDSKYGKGRGYLCNCSAGYDGNPYLLNGCQDINECEDARFRYPCSVPGTCVNTVGSFYCACPDKTRGNAYNGTCEDKKSQIGWQIAIGVTSGVVVLIVTATCLYMVHEKRRLAKIKSDYFRQHGGLLLFEEMKSRQGLSFTLFTQEELEAATNRFDERSVIGKGANGTVYRGTTRDGEAVAIKRCRLASERQKKEFGKEMLILSQINHRNVVKLYGCCLEVEVPMLVYKYIPNGTLYRLIHGRRGGVGGAGGPRIPFTLRLQIAHQTAEALAYLHSWASPPIIHGDVKTSNILLDEDFTAKVSDFGASTVAPTDAAQLVTLVQGTCGYLDPEYMRTCRLTDRSDVYSFGVVLLELLTCRKALNLEELEEEKYLSSQFLLVLGEGRLEEILDEQVKGEHGLELLEQVAELARQCLEMAGDRRPSMRQVAEELARLSRMAQHPWGRQNSEEILALLGGSPSTASEIELSSPRNISFTDTAYVGIRSPR; translated from the exons ATGCCACCTAATCCTAATCACGCCGCCGCGAGAGACATGATCCTTGCATTGCTCGCCACCGTTCTAGTCCTCacggcgcgcccggcgacgtcggcggcggcgatgcagcCGCGCGCGTCGTGCCTGCGGCGGTGCGGCAACATCGAGATCCCGTACCCGTTCGGCGTCGGCCCAGGGTGCCACCTCGAGACGGGGGACTGGACGTTCGTGCTCACCTGCaaccgcaccgccgccggcggcgggcgccccCGGCTGTTCAACTACCAGATCGAGGTGCTGGACTTGTCGGTGCGCCTCGGCCAGCTCCGGATCGCCAGCGTCATCAACCCCTGGTGCTACAACGCCACGACGGGAGCCATGAACGGCCAGAGCAACTGGTGGTACAACATGTCCATCACCAACTTCCGCATCAACGACGCGCAGAACCGGTTCACCGTCGTCGGCTGCAACTCGCTCGCCTACATCCGCTCGCTCAACGACACCAGCGACACGTCCCGGTACATGACGGGGTGCATGGCCATGTGCCCCGGCGCCGGGCGGCTCGCCGACGGCGCCTGCGCCGGCGTCGGGTGCTGCCAGACCGCCATCCCCGGCGGCCTCAACGGCTACCAGGTCTCCTTCGAGGAGAAGTTCAACACCTCGGGGATCGCCGGCTTCAGCCCCTGCAGCTACGCCGTGCTCGTCGAGGCCGCCGCCTTCGAGTTCCGCGCCGGGTACGTCACCACCGACGCGTTCGTCGCCGACAGCGGCGGCCAGGTGCCGCTCGTGCTCGACTGGGCCATCGGGAACAAGACGTGCGAGGAGGCCAGGCGGAACGCGTCGGCGAACGCCTGCGTCAGCGCCAGCAGCGAGTGCGTCGACTCCAAGTACGGCAAGGGCAGGGGTTACCTCTGCAACTGCTCCGCCGGATACGACGGCAACCCCTACCTGCTCAACGGCTGCCAAG ACATCAACGAGTGTGAAGACGCGAGATTCAGGTACCCGTGCTCTGTTCCTGGCACTTGCGTCAACACTGTTGGATCGTTCTACTGCGCTTGCCCTGACAAGACGAGGGGCAACGCCTACAATGGGACGTGCGAGGACAAGAAGTCCCAAATTGGATGGCAGATCGCCATTG GTGTCACCAGCGGCGTCGTGGTGCTGATCGTGACGGCGACCTGCCTGTACATGGTCCACGAGAAGAGGCGGCTGGCCAAGATCAAGAGCGACTACTTCAGGCAGCACGGCGGCCTGCTGCTGTTCGAGGAGATGAAGTCGCGGCAGGGCCTGTCCTTCACGCTCTTCACCCAGGAGGAGCTCGAGGCGGCGACCAACCGGTTCGACGAGCGCAGCGTCATCGGCAAGGGCGCCAACGGCACCGTGTACCGGGGCACCACCAGGGACGGCGAGGCCGTGGCGATCAAGCGGTGCCGCCTCGCCAGCGAGCGCCAGAAGAAGGAGTTCGGCAAGGAGATGCTCATCCTCTCCCAGATCAACCACCGCAACGTCGTCAAGCTCTACGGCTGCTGCCTCGAGGTGGAGGTCCCCATGCTGGTGTACAAGTACATCCCCAACGGCACCCTGTACCGCCTCAtccacggccgccgcggcggcgtcggcggcgccggcgggccgcGCATCCCGTTCACGCTCCGCCTCCAGATCGCGCACCAGACCGCCGAGGCGCTCGCGTACCTGCACTCGTGGGCGTCGCCGCCCATCATCCACGGCGACGTCAAGACCTCCAACATCCTCCTCGACGAGGACTTCACCGCCAAGGTCTCCGACTTCGGGGCCTCGACGGTGGCGCCCACGGACGCGGCGCAGCTCGTGACGCTCGTGCAGGGGACCTGTGGGTACCTGGACCCCGAGTACATGAGGACGTGCAGGCTCACGGACAGGAGCGACGTCTACAGCTTCGGCGTCGTCCTGCTGGAGCTCCTGACGTGCCGGAAGGCGCTCAACctggaggagctggaggaggagaagtACCTCTCGTCGCAATTCCTCCTGGTGCTGGGCGAGGGCCGGCTCGAGGAGATACTGGACGAGCAGGTGAAGGGCGAGCACGGGCTCGAGCTGCTCGAGCAGGTCGCGGAGCTCGCCAGGCAGTGCCTGGAGATGGCCGGCGACAGGAGGCCGTCGATGAGGCAGGTCGCGGAGGAGCTCGCCAGGCTGAGCAGGATGGCCCAGCACCCATGGGGGCGCCAGAACTCCGAGGAGATTCTGGCGCTGCTCGGTGGATCGCCGAGCACGGCATCTGAAATCGAGCTTAGTAGCCCTCGGAATATCAGTTTTACTGATACGGCGTATGTTGGAATTAGATCTCCACGTTAG